Part of the Urocitellus parryii isolate mUroPar1 chromosome 2, mUroPar1.hap1, whole genome shotgun sequence genome, CAGTAAGGATGCCTAGGATCTAAAAATAATAGAGCCAATGATGATGATGACCACAACAAACATTTGGGAGGTGCTTGCTGTGTGCAAGGACTATTCTAAGCTCTTTGCAAGGATTAACATATTTCCTTAAAACAACCTTATGAGATAGGGATACTTATATCTCcatagtgtatattttaaaaagaacccaagccaggtatggtggcaaacacctgttgtcccagctactcaggcggctgaggtgggaagattaCAAGCTTAGGGCCAGCCTGGGCCTAAGGGATATGACtcaaactgtctcaaaataagggacaaaatgaaaagaagatcTAGGAATGTACaatactcctgagttcaattcccagttctgaagagaaagagaaaaaaaaaaaaaacatggtcaacaatataattaacatatttttctcaaaaggcaaatattgataatattgatttatataacttcaaagaaagaattaCCTTTAGGGACCCAGGAAGCATTTATCTAGTCATATTGAGCCTTATAAAAACTCAGTAAGTCCTCTCCAATCTTTTATCACCTTCCTGAAATTACAGAGTACATGCCATGTTCTGTGAcaccaaataataaaagaaagaaatttcaggattagctctataatttttttaaatattttctaaatctcTTATAATACATTTGTATTCTATGGTTATAAAATGACTAGCTTAGAAAAAGtaagaaggaaaatattatttttttcccgtAAGTTTGTAAAAAACAGCCTAAATAAATCTaaagaatcaaaaaagaaaaagaattcagggctggagatgtagctcagaggtagagcacttacctcgcacgtgtgaggcactgggttctatcctcagcaccacataaataaaataaagatattgtgtccacctataactaaaaagtaaatattaaaaaaaagaattagtattaaaaaaaaaaaagaattcggAGGTGGATACAGGTCCTATCCCAGGAAGAATACTGGGGTAATTTGTGGAGTTGGGGGAAGATATGTTGTTTGTCCCCAAATGGAAAAGTCCAAGAAAAGACTGACTTGAGTCTTGGTCACATGTTTGTTTGGGGTCCTCCCTGTGGTCACTGGATCCTGCGGTCTGACTGGACAGGCTTGGGTCCTTGACCCTCACAGTGGCCTGGTGAGTGCAGAGCTGTGACTGGCAGATCAAGCTCTGGGGAAGGTGCAGTTCTGCAAGGGTGGAGGCTGTGTGGGTATAGTACAGACCCCGGTTCCCCAACTTTCCTTAGTTCCAGTCGGGGCCTCAGTCATGAGATTCCATACTTCTTTTAGATAAGAATTGCCCATCTGTTATTATTAGGCATAAGCTTCGCTCAATGTTGCCATATCATCTCCCCAAGGATCCTAATAATCCATAGAGGTGTTTCACCTGCATTTTTATCATGTCCTCTTTAGTATCTTCCTGGGTCCTTAAAGGTTATTCATCAAAAGCTCATCAAAGGCTAAGAAAGCCATTCTGATTGCAGGCTTCCTGGCAAAGCAGTTTCCACTCCCCTCTATACCTGCCGCTGTCCCTCtagcctcctcttctcctccccacacacatttttctcaccaactgtcttttgtatttttaatgtcaCTGCCTAAGGAAAGCATTCCCTGACCCTGCCCTTCCAGACTGAGTTCAGCCATGTGACTTCTCACTTAGCACAGTTTTTAATCACTCGTTTGTATTTGTCTGACTAGTATTTGTTGTCCTCCATGTTCTTAGTTTCGAATAACAGAAATGGATCCTGGTCTATTTATGCAGAAATTTAGTTCATTGGAAAGGTACTGCATGCCTGCCATCTTAAAGGAAGATGGGGAACAGAACTGGGCAGGCGTCAGGTCATATTGCCTCCTGAGCTTTCGCTACTGTACACTGTCATGCTGTGGGCACCATCCATTGCATGCTTGCTACTGTGGAATTGATCATATACtgatcaatatatatatatatcaattctGATAATATACTTTGGGTAGCTTCTCCAAAACCAATGTCCTAGGTGGGGGTACCCGATTCACTATGAGCCTGCATTCTGGCACCAAGGACCAGAGAGAAGCATTTACCTGCCCTGAGCTTTGGTAGTAGAGGCAGGGACTTTGCTTACTTGTATTCTTTGTGATAGCTCCAAACTGGAAGCAATCAAACTGTTTCTTGCAAGGTGGATTGTCCTTACAGGAAGTTCCATGGGATTAAACCCCAACTGGTTCCAGCTGGTAGCTCTCTCCTGGGGTACCTCCTTTCCCCACTCTCCCAAATGGTTCTCAAATTTGGCCCTGAATTTGAAGCACCTGGAAAATTGTATGAGCGTTAAAAATGGAATGGGATAAAATTATCTGACAGACTGCAAGTTttgcaggaggatctcaagttcaagccaTCCTGCACAACTTGTCGGGGCTCAGTCtcaaaactttataaataaaataataaggactggggatgtagctcagtgataaagcacccctgagttcaatgcatAGTgccaagaacaaaaacaaaaacaaaaatacaacaacaaaaaaagagactGTAGGTGTTTGTTGTCTTCTTCTTCCCTAAAAAATAAGACTAGACCCttacttctctttccctctcctagAGCAAAAGGGATCCTATGAAAGGGTTTTGtgaaatgcaaaatattattcaaatgtaAATTGTAACCTTTACCTTTACCTTCCTGAGAAGCCAaagatctttctatttttaactttttaccaTGGAAAGCATCAAACTATATAAAAGAATAACATAATAAGCCCTTAAGGGACCCATAACTCAGctctaaaaaatttattttctgagtctCTATCGTCCTGCTGGATTATTTTTACCAcattaatcataaatattttagtagGTATCTTTAAAAGGTAAAGAAACCTTTAAAAACATAACCACAGTACTATTATTGCACCTCAAATAATAATTTCTGTATATGAATATTCAATCAGTATTCACATATCCCCCactgtgtgtttttctttgttcaaatcAGAATCCAAATAAGGCCCAGTTGCTTTGTTAAACCAAAACTCTGAGACCATGGGATCTCTGAAGTAAAAGAGCTTATTGAGCCATCACAAATTCTAAATAGACAAAAGGAAGACAGGGTCCTGGGACAGGTTCCTATTAAGTAGCAGCTGGAAAATGTTCCCTGGATCTAGAGCTAAGAgcattttttataaatgtcaGGGAAGGCAAGTATTCTTTTCATTGACCCTGCACTGCTCGTACATAAGAGGGGTGGCATCACAAAAAGCCAAGAGAGCTTTGGGATAGGAGAACTATCTGTGAGAAGTACTTGCTGCTCCTTGATTGAGTGGCATTCAAAGTTCTGATGGTTATGCTTGTGGGGTTGGAGTCAAGGGTAACAAGTTTAGGAATGTGgagcagattttttttgtttggccCTGAGAAAGGATTTGGAGATACAGAAAAAGAAGGATATACTGAGCCTCAAAGGAGCCAAAGAACTGTTAGAATGGTTCAAACATCCTTGAACCTTTGAATGTAGAACAAGCACTCCAGTAAGCAACCCAGCCCATGCCCTTAACCCACATCCTGGCCCATCCTTGCCTGCAGAAAGTAGCATGATTGGGCAACACACAAGCGCAAGGAAAATTGGCATAAAATTGTATAACTCCTTCCTGACTCCCTTTAGTCCAGTCCCCTAGCTACTCTCCCTCTATAGATATTAACACCCCAGTCCAAGGGGCTGGGGTGTCTCCTCTGGAAGTAGCCATATTCTCCCTTGAATCTGTATCTGCTTTCCTAAAAAATGACTGCCTGTGCTTTGACTGGCACGTGCTGAAATTCTTTCAGGTTATATATACCAAGGACACCACTTGTCCTGAGTCAAGGTCCCCCTCTCCAAGAACTCCACCAGTAACAGCCCTACATTGATAACTGAACAACTTCTCTTACCTTTAGGACatctcagcatttttttctctttgtaattcatttattgaaaaaaacagGTCATTTGTTCTGTAAACTTCTCTTCGGTCTACTGTTTACTGATTGCATGCtcctgatatttttttatttttattttttctcgtgatattttaaaagtaaactttgTTTTCAGTAACTTACACTTAACAGGAAAAGTGGTAAGATAGTccagagagttcccatatacTCTACCCAGTTTCCTCTAGCAGCATCTTACATTAATATGGTGCATTTCTTACAATATTgaattaatttgaatatattattattaaccaaagttcatgctttattcacatttccttagtttttatctAATATCCTTTTTCTGCTCCAggataccacattttatttagctGCGTCTTGTTTCCTTAGGCTCTTCTTTATTaatgtgacagtttctcagaatTTCATTGCATTTCATGGCTATGGATGGGATATTTGTctcctccccaaattcatatgctgaaactTGACCCCCAGTGTGTTGGTATTAGGAAGTGGGGCCTTCTGGGGATGAGGAGGTCATCAGAGTGGAGCCTTCATGGGTAGGGCTAACGGTCTTAGAAAAGAGACCCTAGGGAGCTCCCTTGCCCCTGCCAAACTGTGAGGCTTCAGCAAAAGATGGTCTTCAGGGAAGCAAGAActggccctcaccagacactgagtcTACAGGCCTTTGATCTTGGactgcccagcctccagaactgttgggaaataaattttagttgtttGTGAGCCATCCAGTCTATGGTCTTTTTTTTCCATAGCCCTAATGGTCCAAGATGATAACCTTGCCAGTTTTGAGGCATACTGGTTGTAAGCACATGGCACACAAATGACAAGGCAGTAGACGGGAAGCAAACCTTGGATCAGCAGGCTGTCCTTTATTCTGCAGTGGAGTCAATCAATCAGGCCTGGGAGGGCTCATTTTCTGTGTATGGAAACAGCCCCCAGGTTACAGAAGGAAtctgagttttatagtttacaatgagGGTGAATTAATCATTGGAGACTGCAGATGTGCCATTTGGACAGTCAGGGACCTGgttgtgcaggttaaaattttaactcagcAAGGCAGTTGTAAAAGCTTGGAACTCATTGTCACTGGGAAAGCTCACAACTCTGCGTTCACTGCTTGTCTTCCTTCCTCTGGGACCCACTGTTACCTAGagcttcactatttgcttttctccctcCAGGGCTCATCTGCAATGGGAAAGGGTCCAGCATTTCAGTATTAACTCCTCCCTTCAGGACCcactggggtggggaaggggtgaatgtttgcttttggtggagatgctggggatgaacccgggaagggatgaaagtttgctttttccCTAGGGCCCACTGTTACTGGGAAGGGATGTACTGGGAGAGGTTTAAAGTTTGGATAATTTCCCTCCTTCTCCCAAGTCACATTGTCCCTCTGTTTTtcccggggggtggggggatgggggtggtgggggtggtgatggtggggtgTAGTGGGGTGGTAGCTATCTTGtaagaatattattttccataaccctTCAACCCTTCACTGGTCAGATATTTCGTAGAGTGGCCCTCTTCtgggatttaaaataaatttgacactggggattgaacccaggggcacttaaccacaaagccacatctcCTTCTATTTAGAGATGGAGTCCCACTGAGTTACTGAggtcctccctaagttgctgaggctgtctttcaactcgagatcctcctgcctcagcttctcacaccactgggattacaggcctgcaccagcaCACCTGGTCTCTCTGGGATTTGGTGCTTTTTACACGATGAGATTGGAGTTATCATttgggaggaggatcacagcccaAAGTTCCATCTTTATTACACACTACATCAAAGGTAACTCTCCCAGCATGACTTATCAGTGTTGGTGTTTGTAAGAtttggaaaatgacaaaccccaaaataGTGTGGCCTGGGAACAGGGAGTAAGGAAGAAGTCCACACAATAACATTGATCCTTTCCAATacatcctttcccagtgacaggaGAATCCCTGGGAATGAAGCAAACATTACCCAGTGACAAGACAATCCCTGGGAAGGAGATATCCATCAGCCAAAGCATGGATCTTTCccaaataaatcctttcccagtgacagtacAATGGGACCTCAAAGGGAAAGAGATTCTTCCCCAAGTGAAAATATtgcccagtaaaaacaaatttcaaattctcacaCACCCGTTTCCTGAGTGCCTAGACATGTTCCGTCAATAATTAAGTCACCTCTCGGTGTAATATACATAAACACAGATCCCTCCTTTggccagtggctcattttccatcaGGAAATTGTGTCCATCAGATGAATAAAGGCTTTGAAGACCCGTGAAGTTTGCACCCAGCTTGGTCATTTTGTGCTAACAGTGTTGACCTGGAACACCTGGGTAAGGTAGCGCCTGTCAAGTTTCTCCACAAAGTTAGGATAACCCACCCTCCTGACTCCAGACCATACTCTTTGGAAGTCATTATTTAAACACAAGTGTAAGGAGATTGAGGAGAGGATAGCTACATACATTATTTCTGATTCTTCTACATGGGAGATTCATTTCCTCATATATTTACTAATTCCTTATTCATTTGCAGTATTCTTATGTAATTATTTACTTTCTACTTTGAATTATAATCCAGTACTCATTTAATTTATTACTCAAATTATTTCAACTTTGGCCATCAGGGACGCTTTCAGTAGGCTCCTGTGTCCTTGTCCCTTTGAGTACTCCTATCAATGTGATTTCCCTTTATCTTTTGGGGGGCAGTGTGAACTTACTTATTTTCAGACATCACACGATGCTCAAAGCTCTTCATAGCCTCATCATGAATATTCCTGCCCCACTGCTGGACCggccatttctccaaggaaaatTGTGATACAAACCAAGATCTGGACACAGAGAAAGGAATTACAAGTGTGCCTCCTaacccttgtgtgtgtgtgtgtgtgtgtgtgtgtgtgtgtgtgtgtacatgcagtCAGTCCTCTATGTAAACCTGGTATGAATTCATACCAGTTCAATCTCAAGACTGAAAGAGCAAgaataattaacaataatagtGATGCTGATCAAAATCCAAAAGACACAATCATGAACACCATAATCCCAACCGTTGAAATCCTGAAAACCATATTCCCCATGGAAAAAGGGTATATAAGAGCAATAGAAAGTCAAATTCTGGGGAAGGCAATTGTACATTTTCCGTGGTACACACAGGATAATTGCCAAATTGTTCAATGATGTACTACTTCTGCCCCTTTACAAATAGCACcatgcttgttttttaaaaaagctctttgaacaagaataaaaattcGGCAAGTTTGGCAAATTTCTGAAGACACTTGCTCATATAGAGGTTGCTCCAGCACTACAAAATGTGTTTGTTAAATGATAAACTATTGTTGCTGGGCTTGGaagccagtggcttgggaggatgaggcaggaggtttgcaaattcAGCCCCTGCAATTATTTAGGctctaatcaacttagtgaaaccctgtctcaaaataaaaaatagaaagggttggggatgtggcataGTGGTAAAAcatctttgggttcaatccccagtaccaatacatacataaagttttaaaaattggcGAATTCCTCTTGGTTAGAGATTTGACATTTGAGGAAGATAGACTTCTTATGTTTACCTCTAAATCTAACAGAAAAATAAGCACATGCTTTACTTTGGGTAATGGATGGCACTTTCAAAACTCTCTCCCCTGTTTTTAATCAGATATATACAATTTACACTCCTGTTGGATGTAAAAATTCTAGAGTTTATTTGTTCATCTATGTGCTAATGCTTGGAAAAACTGAGGTACTTTATAAGTGTTTATTTGAAGATTTGGTGGACTttgaagaagaaagtgaattGTAAATTCAAACCATAATGACAGACTTGGAATTAGGTGTAATCAAGCTTTCTAAAAATCAATTTCTAAGGTGTTACCAATCAAGcttgttttttccatttagaCCAGTGCATTGGGCAGAAAAGTCAGATGAATGGATTGACCATAAAATACAGCCACAATGAAAGCTTCACTTTAAATATTCCTCCGTTTGCATTGGCATTCCTTCTAGCTAATGAAACTCtaggaactgtgtgtgtgtgtgtgtgtctgtgtgtgtgtgtgtgtgtctgtgtgtttttactggggattgaactcagggccttatgcatgctaggaaagtgctgcactgaactacatacatccccagcctccagaaattttaaatgaattaaagctgcatttgcctgaaaaaaaaaaaaacagtgaaattattgtttaaaattgtCAGCATTCTCTCtatacttatttaaaattgtcAGCATTCTCTCTATACTTGGCTATGAAATCATTTTATCTTTGCATTGTAGGGTAAGAAGTCCCGCAATATGCTGTTCAATCACCTGTGTAAGTTCCACCAAATCTGTGATCTGTACATGAGTACAGATGTGTGGAATGCCTTCCCCAAACAACACAGACACATAGTGTGGAAGATGGGAAGACTTATAGGGAATGATCAAGTCAGTGGACATTAAATcataaaagaatttcaaaaagaaaaacaccatgtagaaaatgaatgtgaatatGTTCTCTAAGGAGAGCAAGGCCTTAAAAGAAAGCAAGCAGGTATTTATCATGATGCAAGACTTCAAAATACAATGATCCTGAATGTCTGTCAGTTCTTAGGATTACCTCTGTGCAATTGCCCATAATTTATCTCTGTAATATGTCTTTGCCATGTGtcaattttcttttgtagtttttcCTCATCATTTAAAATTGTCAGCATTCTCTCTATACTTGGCTATGAAATCATTTTATCTTTGCATCAATTCCAATAAGGAAGCTATAAACTGTGCAAAGACTTTGAGTGTTCTCATTCATTTTATGCAAATTTGATTCTCAGAAAGTGAATTGTAGCAAAGTTGACTTtgtgcattttatataaaaatgtcaaaacctCCTCAATGAACAAAGAAATGTCCTGTGTGTACATCTTCGTTTATGAAGCAAATTTTTGAGATCTCAACTCTGGGTAACTACATATGCTGGGCAAAGTGCAATGCAGTTTTTATGAGCTTCATCAAGACTGTCACAATGTTTCAGATGATTAGTTATAAATCTGAGTATACACAATTACTAACTATAGTGATATGtgtttatacatttaaatttgttGACACATTTCTTAGTTAATATGGCTCATCTGTTCATAAATGTGAATTGATTAATATACTATAGTGTATTAATATGTTCATAAATTTGAAACTATGAATATACTATATTAACTATCaataatatattaacatatgatagttaaatattttattaacatatatgtaaaaatattttattgtctatTCTGTTATACAAAGTGGTCTAGGAAGTATTCTCTTGTATTCTTATGTTTCTCCAATAAAACCCtttttagaaatgtaaataaatgtctcttaaagaatattttcattattttttccagagTTATAGTTTGGTGTTTCAAAGTTGGGGAGTTAATGGATTTTGATCTTTCAGAATTTTAACATTGGGGGATATGGCATTCAAGATTCTGTCTTTTAGGAATATGACCCAAGCCTATTCATAGCAGGTGGTGTTTTCTTCCATCATGATCTATGCAATAGCTGGTTGCTTTTTTGCAATGTTAACAAGCATTGGTGAATATTgcctaaaatacaaaaagggtaaattctttaaaatttaagaatagtAAATTCTTGATTAGTTCCTTCTTTCATTAGCAGAAATACTTTTATCATGGAAATTTCTCCTATTCAACTATGTGATAACCTTGAGGTAGAGTCCATATTTTTAGAAGTAGCAGAGATGCTtaattcttcattattattaaaataatgaactgGCTCAGCAGTATCTTTCAAGTAAAACCACTAATCAATTTTTGGTTTTGAGTACCATTATTAAGTTGGGGCAGCTCTTTAGTCACATGGCTCTGTCCTGTACTTTCAACCTTTACTGCAGGGCAATCTACCTAAACATGGTGGGACAGGGGTTGGGGAGTGGGAGATGGGCCATAAGCAGACAGCAATTTGAAAGACTTGGCAAGGTTGGGGGGATCTTGAGTGCTTCTAAATCAATTCATCATGGAAAAGGATCTTCGGATCCCATGACTTTTCTATTTGCTACGTACTAAACACTAGATCCCTCCAGTCCCTTTGGCCTCAAAGAATATCATTTTGGAAACTCTGGTTTCCAAAGTCATTAATTCCTGGTTTTTTAGTTATTCATATTGCCTTAGAAATACGTAAATCCATCTTTACAAGCCTCAAGCAACCAAAGAAAGATGAGCTAATGCTCTAGAAAGGGAATGTTTGACCCTACTTTCTTAAAGATAGCCCATTcagaagagaaacaaaatcatCCTGTAATGctagggagaggggaagaaggagTTGATGTTATTGGTTCTCAATCCGGGATGTTTGTCAActgaaacatgtttttaaaaacaccCATCCCCTAGCAACACCCCTATGGAATTTGATTCAATTGGTCTGGACTGAAACCCAGGAATTGGGAGTTCTTATAAATTTTCATAGTCTTTTTGCAAGGTGACCCTACAATTTAACCAGGGGCATTTCCCTCTCCCCTAGAACTCTTTGTGGGATGATGACTGTACCACACCTAGGGCTTCATCATCTCCATCCAATTGCCTGATGTTAGATGTTGCCCTGCTACTCAGAAGACCAAGCTAGGAAAGATGATGCCAAGAACAACTCATCCCCCTAAGCAGAGCTGAGGGATAAGGATTGCAGCTGAGCTCCAAACCTGGGTCTTTAACCTAAGACTCAGCACTGTGCCCCCATCCTCCACTCCAAGAATGGCTAAATTCACTTTGTGCCTGGCACAAAATTCAGAGTGCTTTACATCACTTGGCATCCTAATAGGTGGGGACCATCTCCATGTAACAGCTGAGCAGCCAGGGACCTGAGAGAGTTAAGTGACTGCTAAGTCACAAGCCTGATTCTGGGAGAGCTCTGGGCTCACCATGGGCTGTCATTTCCTGGATGTGACTTTATGCCCAGGGCCCTCTCAAGGAGCTGCCTCCTTGTTCCCTTGGTATAATAAACTTAGGACTTTTGGCATCGGGGCAATCTTCAGGGTGAAGACTTAGCTGGGGTGCCAGAATGGGAATCCTCCATCAGCAGCACCACGCCTGGAGAGGaccctgccacagcctcctgtcTCTCACCCTCTCTCACTGCTCAAAGGTCTGAGGGTGTTTGTGGGTAAAATCCAGGAAGCTTAGGGGGCTTTTTGTACCTCAAACAACTCCTACTTCCCTTTCCTAGCCACGGGGCTGATCCACAGCACCTTCTTTCACTTCCCTTTCACAGAAAAATCTCTTCGGATCCCGTGACTTTTCCTTGTGCCATGTACTGAACACTAGATCCCTCCAGTCCCTTTGGCCACCAGTGCTATCACTACCatctaggattaaaaaaaaaggggggggggtgcgACATTACTATCACCTAGGCCACAATCCCTAACCTAATGCTCAACCTAAGTCCCCCCACATTGAATCCTCTCAATTCCACCATTCCTAATAGTTGTCATACACCTTTCTACTCCTTCCCCACAACCGAAGGATAAGCATAGACACTGAAGCCAGACTGCCCTATTCCCCTCCTACCCGCAACCCCAGGCCCCTAGAATTGTGTATAGTCCAGAATAAACAAAAAGTAGTCTCCAGAACCACACTACATTGTTCCTCCCACCATGGGGACTCCTGGGCCATTAGATCCTGCTCAGGCTACAAAAGCAGCATTTCCCAGCTGCTCTAGGGACTTCCCCGGAAAGGCCTGGGATTCAAACTGTGACGTAAGCATCTATTGACTGGCCTTGCCAGGATTTCAGGGCTCCCCATTCCGCTTCAGGCCCGCCTCGGTGTAATGCCCAACCGAGAGAAAGCTTTCAGTTTCCCAACAGTCCCGCAGGATCTACCTGAAAGCCCCGCCTTGATTGGCTGCTGCCGGAATCAGTCATCAGGCCTGCCCTAACACAGGCCGGTCCCGCCCATATACCCTTCAGGGATTGGCCCTAGCACCCCAGCCAGGACCCTATAGGTGGGAGATGAGACACCACTCCCCTGGAAAAACCACGTGGTCTGTCCagaccaggaagagagagagatcttCCAGCCATGGCCGGGGGCCACAAGGTGGAGCTGGCCGAGGCCTTGGCTTTGGGGTCCGGCTGGAGGCATGCTTGCCACGCTCTGCTTTACGCGCCCGACCCGGGGATGCTCTTCGGCCGCATCCCGCTGCGGTACGCCGTGCTGGTGAGGAGGGGGCGCGCCTGGCCACTCCCCGCCCCAGCCCTGCACGGTCCCGGGGGCGCACCTTTTGGGCACCTCAGCCAACCCTACTTCCCCTCCCTCAGATGCAGATGCGCTTCGATGGACGCCTGGGCTTCCCAGGCGGCTTTGTGGACGCGCAGGACAGCAGCCTGGAGGACGGGCTGAACCGAGAATTGCGCGAGGAGCTCGGTGAAGCGGTGTCGGCCTTCCGCGTGGAGCGCACTGATTACAGGAGCTCACACGCTGGGGCCAGACCTCGCGTGGTGGCCCATTTCTATGTCAAGCGCCTGACCCTAAAGCAGCTGGAGGCTGTGGAAGCTGGCGCACCGCAAGCCAAGGACCATGGGCTGGAGGTGGGGCCAGCCAGGGTCCCGCCCCACACCCAATATGCCCCTCTTTCCCCAAAGAAATCCTCCCTGAAAGGAGTCATAACCCTTGAGACCTTGCGATCTTCCGCAGTTTCTAGGAGTAGTTGGGATTTTGCTCATCTCTAATCAGAATAGTATTGCCAAACCAGTCTCTCTCGCGCAGGTCTGTCCTCTTCCCCCACCATATCAGCCTCTACAGAGATCTTTCTAGAGCACATCCATCCAAGTTTCTCCGTTGTTCCTTATTGATAATGTGATAATGATCAGTTGAGACATCCTAAGCACTTAATTTTGGGCCCCCTTTTTTTCTTAGAAGTTATGACCCGTGCTAAAGGCTAGGCGAATAGAGACAGATTGCGTACAGTGGTATTTTATCAAATTGGGCACATATCAGAATCACAGGGAGAAGTTATGAAAACAGTGATTACTATGCTCACTTTAGAAATATATACTCAAACAGTGATTTCCTGGATCCCATTCTTTCGATTGCTAGTgagaggtggggctggaggaagtcttgagaatttgcatttttcactAGGTCCCAAGTGATGCAGAAACAGCTACTGTAGATTCCACATTCAAGAACCTCAGCTATAGAGCTATACCTAAATCCTAGAGGCTGGAATCACTAAAGGTTTCAGGGAGCGAGGTAGTAAAGATTAGCATTTATG contains:
- the LOC113179324 gene encoding U8 snoRNA-decapping enzyme produces the protein MAGGHKVELAEALALGSGWRHACHALLYAPDPGMLFGRIPLRYAVLMQMRFDGRLGFPGGFVDAQDSSLEDGLNRELREELGEAVSAFRVERTDYRSSHAGARPRVVAHFYVKRLTLKQLEAVEAGAPQAKDHGLEVLGLVRVPLYTLRDGVGGLPAFLENSFIGAAREQLLEALQDLGLLESGSFSSLKTPAHH